In the genome of Chryseobacterium oryzae, one region contains:
- a CDS encoding T9SS type B sorting domain-containing protein — MKKTLLIFLLIISQFFSAQSDCPTAFTVCGNSGISYTPSGPGDIREILGGCLSTNEHYSVWYTFTIATAGTLTFTINPNYFPDDYDFAVYGPNKQCGSLGAPLRCNYSGADGPTGLNLATIHPTVNGQWSGFMNVLPGEVYYLIVDNYSKSANGFSLSWGGTATLASPFNDPSLANNPFIAPGQPNANPALPNEVVICSNPATFDFSTLNAGIINGNVNFSVSYYLNSNDVLTGNAPITTPISVNTSDTYYYSIMYTDPTNPNSPINKCKQTGTFKFKNGSFVATDATLTECSNNNTGVGVFNLTTANIFGDPTYTRKYYASMYDLNNNINEITNPYQYTSAGGSVFVLVTSPFGCKDVAEIKLKFYPVITVTEATLRTCFIEGNPSTGSFNLTTALISNPSGTTKRYFPSMTDAVNATNEINNPTNYIAPTGVVYIRVSDGNGCYTVAKVNLIVIPPTYSTVLQDKVICFEDKTTLDAGPGFSGYVWSTGATTQTITNVSVGTYWVKLKTGDCTAKQIVKVYASEQPVISNVDISTNNITVNVIGGSPAYQYSIDNVNWQESNVFKDITRGDHTVYVKDSYDCEPIQVSVVVPNLVNVITPNGDGVNDVIDYSALAGKENLVLSIFDRYGAKVFQADKTNGYKWNGTTNGSTRVPTGNYWYSVTWNENNKTKTPIKFSGWLMVKNRE, encoded by the coding sequence ATGAAAAAAACTTTACTCATTTTTTTACTAATTATATCTCAATTTTTTTCTGCACAGTCCGACTGTCCTACAGCGTTTACTGTTTGCGGAAATTCAGGTATATCCTACACACCATCTGGTCCGGGAGATATTCGTGAGATTTTGGGAGGATGTCTGAGCACTAATGAGCATTATTCTGTATGGTACACCTTTACAATTGCTACAGCGGGGACATTAACATTCACGATTAATCCTAATTATTTCCCAGATGATTATGATTTCGCAGTATATGGTCCCAACAAACAATGTGGCAGCTTGGGTGCACCATTACGTTGTAACTATTCTGGAGCAGACGGTCCTACCGGTTTAAATCTTGCTACCATACACCCTACTGTAAACGGACAATGGAGTGGCTTTATGAATGTTTTACCAGGAGAAGTATACTATTTAATTGTAGACAATTATTCTAAAAGTGCCAACGGATTCTCTTTATCATGGGGTGGTACTGCAACGTTAGCATCACCATTTAACGATCCTTCTCTAGCCAACAACCCATTTATTGCTCCTGGTCAGCCTAATGCAAACCCGGCTCTTCCCAACGAAGTTGTTATTTGTTCTAATCCTGCAACTTTTGATTTTAGTACATTGAATGCAGGAATTATCAACGGAAATGTTAACTTCTCTGTAAGTTATTATCTGAACAGTAATGATGTTCTTACTGGAAACGCTCCCATAACAACACCAATTTCTGTAAATACAAGTGATACATATTATTACAGCATTATGTACACTGATCCCACTAACCCAAATAGCCCTATTAATAAGTGTAAACAGACGGGTACTTTTAAATTTAAAAATGGAAGTTTTGTAGCAACAGATGCTACTCTCACCGAATGTAGCAATAACAACACAGGAGTAGGAGTTTTCAACCTCACAACTGCGAATATTTTCGGAGATCCTACATATACCAGAAAGTATTATGCTTCAATGTATGATCTTAATAATAATATCAATGAGATTACAAACCCTTATCAATACACATCTGCAGGAGGATCTGTTTTTGTTTTGGTAACTTCGCCTTTTGGATGTAAGGATGTGGCAGAAATAAAATTAAAATTCTACCCTGTCATTACCGTAACTGAGGCTACATTGAGAACTTGTTTTATCGAAGGAAATCCATCTACCGGTTCTTTTAATTTAACGACTGCTTTAATTAGCAACCCATCGGGAACTACAAAAAGATATTTCCCTTCGATGACTGATGCAGTGAACGCAACCAATGAAATTAATAACCCAACCAATTATATTGCTCCTACAGGAGTTGTGTATATTAGAGTAAGTGATGGAAACGGATGTTATACAGTTGCAAAAGTTAATCTTATTGTAATCCCACCTACGTACTCAACCGTACTTCAAGACAAAGTTATTTGCTTTGAAGACAAGACCACTTTGGATGCAGGACCAGGTTTCAGTGGTTATGTATGGAGCACGGGAGCAACTACTCAAACAATTACTAACGTTAGCGTAGGTACTTATTGGGTAAAACTGAAAACAGGAGACTGTACTGCTAAACAAATTGTAAAGGTATATGCTTCCGAACAGCCTGTAATTTCTAATGTTGATATCTCAACCAACAATATTACCGTGAATGTAATAGGAGGAAGCCCTGCTTATCAATACTCTATCGACAATGTAAACTGGCAAGAATCTAATGTATTTAAAGATATTACAAGAGGTGATCATACAGTATATGTTAAAGACTCTTATGACTGCGAACCAATCCAAGTGAGTGTAGTTGTTCCTAATCTTGTGAATGTTATAACTCCTAACGGAGATGGCGTAAACGATGTAATTGATTATTCTGCATTAGCCGGAAAAGAAAATTTAGTTCTTAGTATTTTCGACAGATACGGTGCTAAAGTCTTCCAGGCAGATAAGACCAATGGTTACAAGTGGAACGGTACAACCAATGGAAGCACCCGTGTTCCTACAGGTAATTACTGGTATTCTGTTACATGGAATGAAAATAACAAAACTAAAACGCCAATTAAATTTTCAGGTTGGCTAATGGTAAAGAACAGAGAATAA
- a CDS encoding MFS transporter, translating to MIPSLPLKTLQNVEFRNLLTGRFVIVMAFRMLATLLGWWVYQLTKDPFSIGLIGLSEVIPAVSCALYAGHVIDMNEKKKLLLICNYAYVFLIGLLLIPAFLNVELHFSGHQITYFIYTVIFFTGIARAFIGPIVPSMIPQIVQKINLPNAITLNQATFLISSVCGHAAGGFLIEFYGIKWTLTVIIGLIILASFFFWKLKPQFSSHKKGEVKVMESIKEGVSYIFKTKEILGALCLDMFAVLFGGAVAMIPVFATDILKSGANGLGLLNAASDIGSMIIITTLSIVPLRKNQGKVLLAVVAGFGLCIIGFGLSEYYWLSFMFLVLSGMLDGISVVIRGTIVQLKTPDHIRGRVLSANSIFIMSSNEMGQFESGLAAKLLGVVKSVVVGGTLTVMIAASVGVFNSKLRKMQY from the coding sequence ATGATTCCTTCTTTACCGCTAAAAACATTGCAAAATGTTGAGTTCAGAAATCTTCTTACCGGAAGATTCGTTATTGTGATGGCATTTAGAATGTTGGCAACTTTATTGGGATGGTGGGTGTACCAACTTACCAAAGACCCATTTTCTATCGGATTAATCGGACTTTCTGAGGTAATACCCGCCGTAAGTTGTGCATTATATGCCGGCCACGTAATTGACATGAATGAGAAAAAGAAACTTCTTCTCATCTGCAATTATGCGTATGTATTTCTTATTGGTCTTTTGCTAATTCCTGCATTTCTGAATGTTGAACTTCATTTTTCGGGACATCAAATTACCTATTTTATTTATACTGTAATATTTTTTACAGGAATAGCGAGAGCATTTATCGGCCCGATTGTTCCTTCTATGATTCCTCAAATCGTGCAAAAAATTAATCTTCCTAATGCCATAACTTTAAATCAGGCAACATTTTTAATTTCTTCTGTATGCGGACATGCTGCGGGTGGTTTTTTAATTGAATTTTATGGAATTAAATGGACTTTAACCGTTATTATAGGATTAATTATTCTGGCATCATTTTTCTTCTGGAAACTTAAACCTCAGTTCTCAAGCCATAAAAAAGGCGAAGTAAAGGTTATGGAAAGTATTAAAGAAGGTGTTTCTTATATTTTCAAAACAAAAGAAATCTTGGGAGCTCTCTGTCTGGATATGTTTGCTGTACTTTTTGGAGGAGCTGTTGCTATGATTCCTGTTTTCGCAACCGATATTTTAAAATCCGGAGCAAATGGCTTAGGATTATTGAATGCAGCATCGGATATCGGCTCTATGATTATCATTACTACCCTTTCAATTGTACCATTACGAAAAAATCAGGGGAAAGTATTATTAGCTGTGGTTGCAGGGTTCGGGTTATGCATAATAGGTTTTGGATTATCTGAATATTATTGGCTTTCATTCATGTTTTTGGTTCTCAGCGGAATGCTGGATGGGATTTCGGTGGTCATCCGTGGAACAATTGTTCAGTTGAAAACACCAGATCATATTCGAGGCAGAGTTTTGAGTGCAAATTCTATCTTCATTATGTCGAGTAATGAAATGGGACAATTTGAAAGTGGTTTGGCTGCCAAACTTCTCGGCGTTGTAAAATCGGTAGTTGTCGGTGGTACATTAACAGTAATGATAGCCGCAAGCGTTGGAGTCTTTAATTCAAAATTACGCAAAATGCAATATTAA